Proteins encoded by one window of Anguilla rostrata isolate EN2019 chromosome 9, ASM1855537v3, whole genome shotgun sequence:
- the crebzf gene encoding CREB/ATF bZIP transcription factor, whose product MITRKRARVGSKPETNPTTWPLEVDTSEEIEIVDDVHTSPFQYSSPESEDTPGLDLDLFNVDDFNWQLDKDTLYSFFNEGGSGLQDLSRSTSKGSYEVSDTFSNSSRGAVKSPACKNNVPVRINKNAIAARMNRLRKKEYVNGLEKKVTSLAAENRNIRQENEHLNKRVEDLEDEARYLRAVLANESSLGQLLARLSGVNGMKVSTSLFQESNKNDHDYALPRKKVKIEENETSGGVCLHVDKNHVSVEFCTKCAESASTALKMWLICHAGYGLQNIPDFRTPCGFCWGMLKKRDQRQPSWPGIC is encoded by the exons ATGATCACCAGAAAAAGAGCGCGAGTCGGATCCAAGCCTGAAACGAATCCTACCACCTGGCCCCTGGAAGTTGACACTAGTGAAGAAATTGAAATCGTGGACGACGTGCATACGTCTCCCTTTCAGTATTCCTCACCAGAAAGCGAGGATACGCCTGGTTTGGatcttgatttatttaatgtagaCGATTTTAATTGGCAGCTGGACAAGGATACACTTTATTCGTTTTTTAACGAAGGCGGGAGTGGATTGCAGGATCTTTCAAGGTCCACATCAAAGGGAAGCTATGAAGTCAGTGATACCTTCTCGAATTCCTCGCGCGGAGCAGTTAAATCACCTGCGTGTAAAAATAATGTGCCGGTGCGGATCAACAAGAATGCCATTGCAGCTCGGATGAATCGTCTGAGGAAGAAAGAATACGTGAATGGATTGGAGAAGAAAGTCACCTCCTTAGCGGCGGAGAATCGGAATATCAGACAGGAGAACGAGCATTTGAACAAGAGGGTTGAAGACCTCGAAGACGAGGCGAGGTACCTGAGAGCGGTATTGGCTAACGAAAGCTCGTTGGGCCAACTTTTGGCTAGACTCAGCGGTGTGAATGGCATGAAAGTGTCTACGTCGCTTTTCCAGGAATCGAACAAAAACGACCACGATTACGCCCTGCCTAGGAAAAAGGTGAAGATTGAGGAGAATGAAACATCTGGCGGCGTCTGTCTCCACGTTGACAAGAATCACGTCTCTGTGGAATTCTGCACTAAGTGCGCTGAAAGTGCGAGCACGGCGCTCAAAAT GTGGTTGATCTGCCATGCGGGATATGGGTTACAGAACATCCCTGACTTCAGGACTCCATG TGGATTCTGCTGGGGAATGCTGAAGAAACGGGACCAGCGGCAGCCATCTTGGCCCGGTATATGTTAA